A portion of the Glycine max cultivar Williams 82 chromosome 10, Glycine_max_v4.0, whole genome shotgun sequence genome contains these proteins:
- the LOC100305735 gene encoding uncharacterized protein isoform X1, which translates to MGSEGPPAAVATVHVTGFRKFHGVSENPTETIVNNLNEYLNKKKGLPKGLVIGSCSILETAGQGALIPLYQTLKSAITSKESESSSSNKIIWLHFGVNSAATRFAIERQAVNEATFRCPDEMGWKPQKVPIVPSDGAITRIRETTLLPVEEITKALANKGYDVMTSDDAGRFVCNYVYYHSLRFAEQNGTKSLFVHVPLFSTINEETQMQFAASLLEVLASTCQ; encoded by the exons ATGGGGTCTGAAGGTCCTCCAGCAGCTGTGGCAACAGTTCATGTAACAGGTTTCAGGAAATTCCATGGAGTTTCTGAGAATCCAACGGAGACAATTGTCAATAATTTGAATGAATATTTGAACAAGAAGAAGGGTTTGCCAAAAGGCTTAGTTATTGGGAGTTGCAGCATTCTTGAGACTGCAGGTCAAGGAGCACTCATTCCCCTCTACCAGACATTGAAGTCTGCCATTACTTCCAAGGAATCAGAATCTTCAAGttccaataaaattatttgg CTGCATTTTGGGGTTAACAGTGCCGCAACGAGGTTTGCTATCGAGCGTCAAGCTGTCAACGAGGCTACCTTCCGCTGCCCTGATGAAATGGGATGGAAGCCCCAG AAAGTCCCTATTGTTCCTTCAGATGGTGCAATTACACGAATACGGGAG ACTACCCTTCTTCCTGTGGAGGAGATCACCAAGGCCTTGGCAAATAAGGGCTATGATGTTATGACATCTGATGATGCAGGAAGGTTTGTGTGCAACTACGTTTACTATCATTCGCTTCGCTTTGCGGAGCAGAATGGGACTAAATCCCTTTTTGTGCACGTGCCACTCTTCTCTACAATCAATGAAgagacacagatgcaatttgcTGCTTCCTTGCTAGAGGTACTTGCTTCGACATGCCAGTAA